From one Danio rerio strain Tuebingen ecotype United States chromosome 19, GRCz12tu, whole genome shotgun sequence genomic stretch:
- the pogza gene encoding uncharacterized protein isoform X1 codes for MMNHMKHHMERDCRTGEVDCHTVCQHCYRNFSTPFGLQCHVEAVHIQAESSKVCKICECLFESEPLFLNHMKHVHKPGEMPYVCKVCDFRSSFYKDVMNHFTEHHKDTCILLCVYCLKIFRSCGGFQLHYTRHQKKGARNCDKCRLQFCSEKDEWHHKQRFHRTYVKPKQLEGLVPGTRIIIRAYADNTDNRAQFGEPPVEPCPNTTSTPDQSQNVHSKIVPVKKKPVESMVELMVKFESNFNPKEKKYYCMECNHDIPYFSNHFPTYVSCSLCRYCTCCSRAYANHMISVHVPRKSTKKYITLYKPCPKKGRLSCTKCKFNTTIGDSMAKHLANFPKHQASRSTIQEGFSQGYKRFVFIPTNLLRGGQRLNNTGFLHLQVKQVDRSSSIPLLQPSYTITLPASPARMPPLPIQAQPTEKSKVRPIAPKPALHSLTAAQNKVVLYALCCGVPQAAIHFNKPPEEVHSLLLKRQTVVEPSKGKYFLTPQAADKLIQWVYCQREQQLPISEANLLEFMYNHGSRDFSYDSVVDFFLRHDLGLQAFATSSKLPPLHCQQLERSFSSFLKEQVNSQAFSLSSIGSMDELSVFVDLEKLVDSTSMMSAFKLIGTTEPTIDVVFTALADGNLLSVMLFVKSEPPTLDAHSLSDSVILEARPEGFTNEERLQVWIDKVWSPYVNPSSGGKGLLMMDLYKGHTSNEFLAALNRVNTLPGLVPHGCSRRLQPLEVCMGPVLREFMQASWTELVTKAPQELVGAKPADLAIIIARWLTEVLDVLKAEPKHLFRSFDWILSTNESSEEPAELMRSLTEALLASKLQGDKVEEQKAETSSVVSAESWPSPQSSILALKKIFEKDSDVETFHGFEDSEITDL; via the exons ATGATGAACCATATGAAACACCACATGGAGCGGGATTGCCGAACAGGGGAAGTGGACTGTCATACTGTATGTCAACACTGCTACAGAAACTTCTCAACGCCTTTCGGTCTGCAATGTCACGTCGAGGCCGTCCATATTCAAGCAGAGTCCTCAA AGGTGTGCAAGATCTGTGAATGCTTGTTTGAGAGCGAACCCCTCTTTCTGAACCACATGAAACACGTGCACAAGCCTGGCGAGATGCCCTACGTGTGTAAG GTGTGTGACTTCCGCTCCTCTTTCTACAAAGATGTTATGAACCACTTCACGGAGCACCACAAGGACACCTGCATCTTATTGTGTGTGTACTGCCTAAAAATATTTAGGTCTTGTGGCGGATTTCAGTTGCACTACACTAGACATCAG aaaAAAGGAGCACGAAATTGTGATAAATGCCGACTTCAGTTCTGCTCGGAAAAGGACGAGTGGCACCACAAACAAAGGTTTCACAGGACTTATGTCAAGCCCAAGCAATTGGAGGGCCTCGTGCCTGGTACTAGG ATAATCATCCGAGCTTATGCTGACAATACGGACAACAGAGCTCAGTTTGGAGAACCTCCAGTGGAGCCTTGCCCAAATACCACATCAACACCTGACCAATCTCAAAATGTCCACAGCAAAATCGTTCCTGTGAAGAAAAAGCCGGTGGAAAGTATGGTGGAGCTGATGGTCAAGTTTGAGAGCAATTT CaacccaaaagaaaaaaaatactactgtATGGAATGCAACCATGATATTCCATATTTTTCCAACCATTTCCCCACCTATGTGAGCTGCTCACTCTGCCGATACTGTACCTGCTGTTCCAGAGCCTATGCCAATCACATGATCAG TGTGCATGTCCCTCGCAAGAGCACCAAGAAATATATTACCCTATACAAACCCTGCCCAAA GAAGGGCCGTCTAAGTTGTACCAAATGTAAGTTCAATACTACGATTGGAGATTCGATGGCCAAACATCTCGCTAACTTTCCGAAACATCAAGCAAGCCGAAGCACCATTCAGG AGGGATTTTCACAAGGCTATAAAAG GTTTGTCTTCATCCCAACCAACCTACTCCGAGGAGGCCAGAGACTCAACAACACGGGCTTTTTGCATTTGCAAGTCAAGCAAGTGGACAGGAGTTCCTCAATACCCCTTCTTCAACCCAGTTACACAATAACGCTCCCTGCCAGCCCCGCTCGCATGCCACCCCTACCCATCCAGGCTCAGCCCACAGAAAAAAGCAAGGTCAGGCCAATAGCTCCAAAGCCAGCTTTACACTCGCTCACTGCTGCTCAGAATAAAGTTGTGCTGTACGCCCTATGCTGTGGCGTCCCTCAAGCTGCCATTCACTTCAATAAGCCACCAGAGGAAGTTCACTCGCTGCTTTTGAAACGCCAAACTGTGGTTGAACCATCAAAAGGCAAATACTTCTTGACACCGCAGGCAGCGGATAAGCTAATTCAATGGGTTTACTGCCAACGTGAGCAACAGCTACCAATCAGCGAAGCTAACTTGTTGGAATTCATGTACAATCATGGTTCGCGAGACTTCTCTTACGATTCGGTGGTTGATTTCTTCCTACGCCATGATCTGGGCTTGCAGGCGTTTGCAACATCCAGCAAGTTGCCGCCATTACATTGCCAGCAGCTAGAGCGCTCCTTTAGCAGCTTTCTAAAAGAGCAAGTCAACTCGCAAGCATTTAGTCTGTCCTCAATTGGCTCCATGGACGAGCTGTCCGTCTTTGTGGATTTGGAGAAGCTGGTGGATTCAACATCCATGATGTCCGCTTTTAAACTGATAGGCACCACAGAACCAACCATAGATGTTGTGTTTACAGCATTAGCTGATGGGAACTTGTTATCCGTCATGCTTTTTGTCAAAAGCGAGCCTCCTACGCTTGATGCACATTCATTGTCGGACTCTGTCATCCTGGAGGCTCGACCTGAAGGCTTCACAAATGAGGAACGCCTTCAAGTTTGGATTGACAAAGTGTGGAGTCCATATGTTAACCCAAGTTCTGGTGGCAAAGGGTTATTAATGATGGACCTCTACAAAGGCCACACGTCCAATGAGTTCTTGGCAGCGCTTAATCGCGTTAATACTCTTCCAGGATTGGTCCCGCATGGTTGCTCTCGCCGCCTACAGCCGCTGGAAGTGTGTATGGGGCCGGTGTTGCGCGAGTTCATGCAGGCTAGCTGGACTGAACTTGTCACGAAGGCACCACAGGAATTGGTTGGAGCCAAACCGGCTGACCTCGCCATTATAATCGCTCGCTGGCTTACAGAAGTTCTGGATGTGCTTAAAGCAGAGCCCAAACATCTCTTCCGCTCTTTCGATTGGATATTGAGCACGAATGAATCCTCAGAGGAACCTGCGGAGCTCATGCGGAGTCTCACCGAAGCTCTGCTCGCCAGTAAATTGCAAGGAGATAAAGTTGAGGAGCAGAAAGCCGAGACCTCCAGCGTCGTTTCTGCAGAATCCTGGCCCTCTCCGCAGTCCAGCATACTCGCATTGAAAAAGATCTTCGAGAAGGACAGTGATGTGGAGACTTTCCATGGTTTTGAGGACTCTGAGATTACAGATCTGTAG
- the psmb4 gene encoding proteasome subunit beta type-4, whose protein sequence is MVTGTSVLGVKFKGGVIIAADMLGSYGSLARFRNISRLMKVNNSTILGASGDYADYQYLKQIIEQMVIDEELLGDGHSYTPKAIHSWLTRVMYNRRSKMNPLWNTVVIGGFYNGESFLGYVDKLGVAYEAPTVATGFGAYLAQPLMREVIENKEEITKEEARELIERCLKVLYYRDARSYNRHEIAIVTADGVEIIGPLSSETNWDIAHLVSGFE, encoded by the exons ATGGTGACGGGCACATCAGTGCTGGGTGTGAAGTTCAAGGGTGGTGTGATCATTGCTGCCGACATGCTTGGCTCTTACGGCTCTTTGGCGCGCTTCCGCAACATCTCCCGACTCATGAAAGTCAACAACAGCACCATCCTGGGGGCGTCAGGAGACTACGCCGACTACCAGTACCTTAAACAGATCATCGAGCAGATGGT GATTGATGAGGAGCTTCTTGGAGATGGACACAGCTACACCCCGAAAGCCATCCACTCCTGGCTCACGCGGGTCATGTACAATCGCCGCAGCAAGATGAACCCCTTGTGGAACACAGTGGTCATTGGTGGATTTTACAACGGAGAGAG CTTTCTTGGTTATGTGGACAAGTTAGGAGTTGCATATGAAGCCCCAACAGTAGCAACAGGATTCGGTGCTTATTTGGCACAG cCTCTGATGAGGGAGGTGATCGAAAACAAGGAAGAAATCACAAAAGAAGAGGCACGAGAACTGATAGAGCGATGCCTTAAAGTTCTGTACTACCGTGATGCCCGGTCCTACAACAGG CATGAAATCGCCATTGTAACAGCTGATGGAGTGGAGATTATTGGACCACTGTCGTCTGAAACAAACTGGGACATTGCTCATTTGGTCAG tggtTTTGAATGA